A window of Anolis sagrei isolate rAnoSag1 chromosome 13, rAnoSag1.mat, whole genome shotgun sequence contains these coding sequences:
- the LOC132765009 gene encoding lysophosphatidic acid receptor 6-like, which translates to MENATWSANVTSVCKLQADFQYSLFTIIYSAVFVLGLLENGAALYLLTYNVLKTPRSSTFLVNLAVVDILFACILPFKIHYHFNHNNWVFGDAACRVSGCMYFLNIYLSIAFFTCICVDRYVAVLYPFAYIRIRSPHYRTVAVVLWVVALSVAGPLVLGGPLHSTENKATLCFENFGTSSWTGRMVPYNVCALVFGFAIPFAIILVSYPLIANRIAHIPRSAHKRKALVTIYLILLICVTCFLPYHLTHLLHFLMRAGVIQDCAFAAFIYKMRRVTLALVSFNCCLNPVLYYFTLAAQKWRWPICFRKRKTLVYTICGGGQGGEYTAELREITALRQGQSK; encoded by the coding sequence atggagaATGCAACGTGGTCGGCCAACGTGACCTCAGTGTGCAAACTCCAAGCAGACTTCCAGTATTCCCTCTTCACCATCATCTACAGCGCCGTCTTTGTCCTGGGCCTCCTCGAAAATGGAGCCGCATTGTACCTGCTGACCTACAACGTTCTCAAGACCCCTCGGTCCTCCACCTTCCTGGTGAACTTAGCCGTGGTGGACATCCTCTTTGCATGCATCTTGCCGTTCAAAATCCACTACCATTTCAACCACAACAACTGGGTCTTTGGGGACGCGGCTTGCCGGGTCTCAGGATGCATGTACTTCCTCAACATCTACCTCAGCATCGCCTTCTTCACTTGCATCTGCGTCGACCGCTATGTGGCCGTCTTGTACCCTTTCGCCTACATCCGGATCAGGAGTCCGCACTACCGGACGGTGGCTGTGGTCCTCTGGGTGGTTGCTTTGAGCGTCGCTGGCCCGCTGGTCCTCGGAGGACCTCTCCACTCCACTGAGAACAAGGCCACCTTGTGTTTTGAGAACTTCGGGACCTCCAGCTGGACCGGACGCATGGTGCCCTACAACGTCTGCGCCCTGGTCTTCGGCTTCGCCATCCCTTTCGCCATCATTTTGGTCAGCTACCCGTTGATCGCCAATCGGATCGCTCACATCCCTCGCAGCGCGCACAAGAGGAAGGCCTTGGTCACCATCTACCTCATCCTCTTGATCTGCGTCACCTGCTTCCTTccctaccacctcacccacttgcTGCACTTCCTGATGCGGGCCGGGGTGATCCAGGACTGCGCCTTCGCCGCGTTCATTTACAAGATGCGCCGGGTCACGTTGGCGCTGGTCAGTTTCAACTGCTGCCTGAACCCCGTTTTGTACTACTTCACTTTGGCCGCCCAAAAGTGGCGCTGGCCCATTTGCTTCCGGAAGAGGAAAACCCTGGTCTACACCATCTGCGGAGGTGGCCAAGGTGGTGAGTATACTGCCGAACTGAGAGAAATAACTGCATTACGGCAGGGGCAGAGTAAGTGA